A genomic window from Desulfobulbaceae bacterium includes:
- a CDS encoding polysaccharide deacetylase family protein, whose protein sequence is MISETNPKAPWSLAEKIGLATIIFSALVFAAAPQLAILSLAFFLILCAVSPFLHRFSFFLPVISHGQSGVSGVAITFDDGPSPASTPDLLKLLAKYNLKATFFVIGEKAAAYPQLIRDILTQGHSVANHSYRHDSLLMFKSYRDLKNDIQTTQSILEGIGVRPHLFRSPAGITNPRLKAVLAEIGLTMVNFSCRIFDYGNKRIDGLAAKVLARIRPGDILMLHDTCPDQNERKNYWLTEIDRLFADLQKKNTILPLEDVIKMPVMSLLPNNDTQYVQTVSSR, encoded by the coding sequence ATGATCTCTGAAACAAACCCCAAGGCCCCCTGGTCTCTAGCCGAAAAGATTGGCCTTGCGACAATTATCTTCTCAGCTTTGGTTTTTGCGGCTGCTCCGCAACTGGCAATACTATCTCTGGCATTTTTTCTAATCCTCTGTGCCGTTTCCCCTTTTTTACACAGGTTTAGTTTTTTTCTGCCGGTTATCAGTCATGGCCAAAGCGGGGTGAGTGGAGTTGCCATTACCTTTGATGATGGCCCTTCTCCGGCATCGACACCGGATTTATTGAAGCTTCTCGCCAAATACAACCTTAAAGCCACTTTTTTTGTGATTGGTGAAAAAGCGGCGGCTTACCCGCAGTTGATTCGAGATATTTTAACGCAGGGTCATTCAGTAGCGAACCACTCATACAGGCATGATAGCCTGCTAATGTTTAAGAGTTATCGTGACCTGAAAAATGATATCCAAACCACCCAGTCGATTCTTGAGGGCATAGGGGTTCGGCCCCATCTTTTTCGTTCTCCGGCTGGAATTACCAATCCACGATTAAAAGCAGTTTTGGCCGAAATCGGCCTGACTATGGTCAATTTCAGTTGTCGAATTTTTGATTATGGCAATAAGCGCATCGATGGACTGGCAGCCAAAGTTTTGGCCCGAATTCGCCCTGGAGATATTTTGATGCTGCATGATACCTGCCCTGATCAGAATGAGCGTAAAAATTATTGGCTCACCGAGATAGACCGTTTATTCGCTGACTTGCAGAAAAAAAATACCATTCTACCATTAGAAGATGTTATTAAGATGCCTGTCATGAGCCTTTTACCCAATAACGACACTCAATATGTTCAAACGGTATCATCGCGATGA
- a CDS encoding dialkylresorcinol condensing enzyme has translation MNCRKTKRVLVLYYSQSGQLKNVLETMLAPLERCNEILCDFREIKPQKAYPYPWSFYKFFNVFPESVYLDGCEVQEVESQDEYDLIILGYTVWFLSPSIPVTGFLKSDQARRLFAKTPVVTVISCRDMWLIAQEKMKSLLTDLDARLLDNVVFTDQGKSLYTFVTTPRWMLTGQKDAFWFFPKAGVCQKVIVNSSRFGNRLCAALKEDGEQGAAPLLAGLGAVNVNGKLIATERIAHRSFLIWSKLIKKAGAPNSWQRNVVITIYAVFLLTLVLTVVPLNMLVRKSIYPFRKRALDETVIYYEQPSGK, from the coding sequence ATGAATTGCAGAAAGACGAAACGAGTATTGGTCTTGTATTATTCGCAAAGCGGTCAGCTGAAAAACGTACTGGAGACCATGCTTGCACCGCTGGAGCGCTGCAATGAAATCCTCTGTGATTTTCGAGAAATCAAACCGCAGAAGGCCTATCCGTATCCCTGGTCTTTTTATAAGTTCTTCAATGTCTTTCCGGAATCTGTGTATCTGGACGGCTGTGAGGTGCAAGAGGTCGAGAGTCAGGATGAGTATGATCTGATTATCCTGGGCTACACGGTCTGGTTTCTGTCTCCTTCGATCCCGGTAACTGGGTTTTTGAAAAGTGACCAGGCCAGGAGGTTGTTTGCCAAAACGCCTGTGGTGACGGTTATCTCTTGCCGGGATATGTGGTTGATTGCCCAGGAAAAAATGAAATCGCTTTTGACTGATCTTGATGCCCGCTTGCTGGATAACGTTGTGTTTACCGACCAGGGCAAATCACTCTATACCTTTGTAACCACGCCGCGCTGGATGCTGACCGGCCAAAAAGACGCCTTTTGGTTCTTTCCAAAAGCTGGTGTTTGCCAAAAGGTTATCGTGAACTCATCACGTTTTGGTAATCGTCTATGCGCCGCTCTCAAAGAAGATGGGGAACAAGGAGCTGCTCCGCTGCTTGCCGGGCTAGGGGCAGTAAATGTGAATGGCAAGTTAATTGCCACGGAGCGCATTGCGCATCGAAGTTTTTTGATCTGGAGCAAGCTGATAAAAAAAGCTGGTGCGCCAAACTCCTGGCAACGTAATGTGGTCATTACCATATACGCTGTTTTTCTCTTAACCTTGGTGCTGACAGTTGTCCCGCTGAATATGCTGGTCCGTAAAAGTATCTATCCCTTTAGAAAACGGGCCCTTGATGAAACAGTTATTTATTATGAACAACCATCAGGGAAATAG
- a CDS encoding beta-ketoacyl-ACP synthase III: MTLSQVYITNITAFLPNAPVSNESMEPILGQIGRRASRCRKLILRSNQIQSRHYAIDPETGKATHSNAQLAAEAIRKFSSQGRDINTIELLACGTTLPDQLLPNHALMVHGELGGPPCEAIATAGICLSGVMALKYGYMAIRARLHTDAVATGSENASSIMRGHNFTEEVELNAEQLKKLSEISFEKDFLRWMLSDGAGAVWMSDTANSHGNSLRIDWIYQKSYAAELDTCMYAGAEKLADGSLKGWRQYLPNEWLQHSIFSVKQDVKLLNEKIIEYTVTKPLVELIAQDKIVAEEVDWFLPHYSSGYFKDKVYAGTKSAGCDIPQEKWFTNLTSKGNTGSASIFIILEELFNSNRLKKGETLLLYIPESGRFSTAFMRLTVV, translated from the coding sequence TTGACCTTATCACAGGTTTACATTACCAATATTACCGCATTCTTACCGAATGCACCTGTTTCGAATGAATCGATGGAACCGATTCTTGGACAGATCGGTAGAAGGGCATCACGCTGTCGTAAGTTGATTCTGCGGAGTAATCAGATACAATCGAGGCATTATGCGATTGACCCTGAAACCGGGAAGGCGACTCATAGTAATGCCCAACTGGCAGCCGAAGCAATCCGTAAATTCAGCAGCCAGGGCCGGGATATAAACACCATTGAGCTTCTGGCCTGCGGCACGACTCTTCCAGACCAGTTGCTGCCAAACCACGCCTTAATGGTCCACGGTGAACTTGGTGGACCACCTTGTGAGGCCATTGCCACTGCCGGGATCTGTCTCTCTGGGGTTATGGCACTAAAATACGGTTATATGGCAATTCGCGCCAGGCTGCATACCGATGCCGTTGCCACTGGTTCAGAAAATGCGTCTTCAATAATGCGGGGACACAATTTTACTGAGGAGGTCGAGTTGAACGCCGAACAGCTCAAGAAGCTGTCGGAGATATCCTTTGAGAAAGATTTTTTACGCTGGATGTTAAGTGATGGCGCCGGAGCAGTCTGGATGAGTGATACGGCCAATTCCCACGGCAACTCCCTGCGGATTGACTGGATCTATCAAAAATCATACGCCGCCGAACTTGATACCTGCATGTACGCCGGCGCCGAAAAACTTGCGGATGGTTCTCTGAAGGGTTGGCGCCAGTATTTACCCAATGAATGGCTGCAGCATTCCATCTTTTCAGTTAAGCAGGATGTTAAGCTGCTCAACGAAAAAATTATCGAATATACGGTAACCAAGCCCCTTGTAGAGCTTATTGCCCAGGACAAAATTGTGGCTGAGGAAGTAGACTGGTTTCTACCGCATTACTCTTCGGGCTACTTTAAAGACAAAGTATATGCGGGTACGAAGTCTGCGGGCTGCGATATTCCTCAGGAGAAATGGTTCACTAATCTAACGAGTAAAGGAAACACTGGTTCAGCATCTATCTTCATCATCCTCGAAGAACTTTTCAACTCGAACCGCCTAAAAAAAGGCGAGACCTTGCTGCTCTACATTCCTGAAAGCGGGCGCTTTTCCACGGCCTTCATGCGCTTGACTGTGGTCTAG
- a CDS encoding BtrH N-terminal domain-containing protein, with the protein MKSKAFEHAHFAHCESGVMSLMMRHYGLPLSEAMVFGLSGALMFAYLPFVKLGGMPLVAYRSLPKSIIKGLQKNLGIRMKMQTFSQPQKGSEALDELLAHGEIVGAQTSVFWLPYFPEEMRFHFNAHNLIIYGKENGDYLISDPVFEAPVRCEASALQKARFVKGVMAPKGLLYYPEKIPATVDYATIIPKVIRKSAKRMLKTPVPIAGISGIRALARKIGKLAKEDRRYAKLFLGHIVRMQEEIGTGGAGFRFIYASFLQEAGSLLDSKVLDEASEMMTSAGDQWREFALMSVKAIRSKKSQEIDFFSLRMKLESVADAEAAVYRKLLADKLV; encoded by the coding sequence GTGAAGAGTAAAGCTTTCGAACATGCCCATTTTGCCCACTGTGAAAGTGGGGTTATGTCGCTGATGATGCGCCACTATGGGTTGCCGCTCTCTGAGGCGATGGTTTTTGGCCTGTCTGGGGCGCTGATGTTTGCTTACCTGCCCTTTGTAAAACTTGGCGGCATGCCGCTCGTCGCTTATCGCAGTTTACCCAAATCGATTATCAAGGGATTGCAGAAAAATCTTGGTATCAGGATGAAGATGCAGACCTTTTCTCAACCCCAAAAAGGCAGTGAGGCCTTAGATGAGCTCTTGGCCCACGGTGAGATTGTTGGCGCTCAGACTTCGGTCTTCTGGCTGCCGTACTTTCCGGAAGAGATGCGCTTTCACTTTAATGCCCATAACCTGATCATCTATGGCAAAGAGAATGGCGACTATTTAATCAGCGATCCGGTTTTTGAAGCGCCGGTGCGCTGCGAAGCAAGCGCCCTGCAAAAGGCGCGTTTTGTTAAAGGGGTGATGGCGCCTAAAGGATTGCTTTATTATCCGGAAAAAATCCCCGCCACTGTTGATTATGCGACCATTATTCCAAAAGTTATCAGGAAGAGTGCCAAACGCATGCTCAAGACTCCGGTGCCCATTGCCGGGATCAGCGGCATTCGAGCTTTGGCCAGAAAAATTGGCAAACTGGCCAAGGAAGACCGCCGTTATGCAAAACTCTTTTTAGGCCACATTGTTCGGATGCAGGAAGAGATCGGGACAGGGGGGGCCGGGTTTCGTTTTATCTATGCCTCCTTTTTACAGGAAGCGGGCAGTCTCCTTGACAGTAAAGTGCTTGATGAAGCCTCGGAAATGATGACCAGTGCCGGGGATCAGTGGCGCGAATTCGCCCTAATGTCTGTTAAGGCGATCCGCAGCAAAAAAAGCCAGGAGATTGATTTTTTCTCTTTAAGAATGAAGCTCGAAAGTGTTGCCGATGCCGAAGCGGCTGTGTATCGAAAACTATTAGCAGACAAGCTGGTTTAA
- a CDS encoding ABC transporter ATP-binding protein, translating into MIAIKNLVKRYDDHCALDHLDMSIGKGCIFGLLGPNGAGKTTLISILNGLTSFQEGTVEIFGMPLPEKIHEIRQRSSFIPQSLALYDKLSVMENLQFFAGIQPLSVSKRRDNIDFAVSVNRLNAFLDQSAATLSGGQQRRLNLAIGLLNNPEILYLDEPTVGIDPESRNDILETIKTFKEYGKTVVYTSHYMLEIEKICDEVVILDRGRIVQQGNLKTMLQEEGTDSVIIELACSSEDALYALAQKDASLQVIDATTLMLPTQEACKIADILAVLQANNIAVKHINFGAANLEALFIRQTRQGSHV; encoded by the coding sequence ATGATTGCCATCAAAAACCTTGTGAAGCGTTATGATGATCATTGTGCTTTGGATCATCTTGATATGAGCATTGGCAAGGGCTGTATCTTTGGCCTGCTTGGCCCTAATGGCGCTGGTAAAACAACACTTATTTCGATTCTCAATGGCTTAACCAGCTTTCAGGAAGGGACGGTTGAAATTTTCGGCATGCCCCTGCCTGAAAAAATCCACGAAATTCGCCAGCGCAGCTCTTTTATTCCCCAGTCCCTTGCCCTTTATGACAAGCTGAGCGTGATGGAGAATTTACAGTTTTTTGCCGGAATTCAGCCGCTCAGCGTCAGTAAGCGTCGTGACAATATTGATTTTGCCGTTTCAGTCAATCGGCTCAACGCCTTCCTTGATCAAAGTGCCGCGACTCTCTCGGGGGGCCAGCAACGCCGCCTTAATCTTGCCATTGGTCTTCTTAATAATCCCGAAATTCTCTATTTAGATGAACCGACGGTCGGAATTGATCCTGAATCACGCAATGATATCCTTGAGACGATTAAGACATTTAAAGAGTATGGCAAAACCGTAGTTTATACCTCACATTACATGCTGGAAATCGAAAAAATCTGTGACGAAGTCGTAATCCTCGATCGCGGCCGAATCGTTCAACAGGGTAACCTCAAAACAATGCTGCAGGAAGAAGGAACCGATTCTGTTATTATTGAACTGGCATGTTCCAGTGAGGATGCGCTTTATGCGCTGGCCCAAAAAGACGCCAGCCTCCAGGTGATAGATGCCACGACACTGATGCTGCCTACACAAGAAGCCTGCAAGATTGCCGATATTCTTGCCGTTTTGCAGGCAAACAATATTGCAGTAAAACATATCAATTTTGGTGCAGCAAATCTCGAAGCTCTTTTTATCCGTCAGACCAGACAGGGATCTCATGTTTAA
- a CDS encoding ABC transporter permease translates to MFKAMLIKEFILVLRDKHALAALFIMPAIFILIMSMALKDSFNSDRALLRYALIDHDNTAASAKVRALLSGAPAMAEHEVEITSPRQKQQALNETLHFVLTMPAGFAAALVQQQEGAPLFQLDIAADVKQEMLVLFKARLAMVIMQLRVDKLQEELAPFLPESARKLTAIDSDLEALVDVRFNAMAAEKKPTSTQQSVPSWIVFGMFFVVIPMSTIFINERKQNTLMRIRAMNISVPVLFAGKIAPYLIINQIQVWLMIAVGIFFVPLLGGEALVLGNSISGLFMVSLGLSLAAIGTSVLIAVLAATVEQATTVGGIVNILLGAIGGIMVPKFVMPPAMQAFANVSPMSWGLEGFLDIFLRGLGVEAVLTESLALAGFGVGLLLVAGVIFKASDGKKT, encoded by the coding sequence ATGTTTAAGGCGATGTTGATCAAAGAGTTTATTCTGGTCCTGCGTGACAAGCATGCCCTGGCAGCGCTCTTTATTATGCCGGCAATTTTCATTTTGATTATGTCCATGGCCCTCAAAGACAGCTTCAACAGTGATCGGGCCCTGTTACGTTATGCCTTAATTGATCATGACAATACTGCCGCGAGTGCCAAAGTTCGAGCTCTTCTAAGTGGTGCTCCTGCCATGGCCGAACATGAGGTGGAAATTACCAGCCCAAGGCAAAAACAGCAGGCCTTGAACGAAACGCTGCATTTCGTGTTGACTATGCCAGCCGGTTTTGCCGCTGCTCTTGTTCAACAGCAGGAAGGCGCCCCACTATTTCAACTCGACATCGCAGCTGACGTGAAACAAGAGATGCTTGTTCTTTTTAAAGCCAGATTAGCCATGGTCATCATGCAGCTTCGAGTCGACAAGCTGCAAGAGGAACTTGCCCCCTTTTTGCCTGAGTCTGCCCGGAAGCTCACCGCGATAGATAGTGATCTTGAGGCATTGGTGGATGTCCGCTTCAATGCCATGGCCGCTGAGAAAAAACCAACCTCCACCCAGCAAAGTGTTCCGTCGTGGATTGTTTTCGGGATGTTTTTTGTGGTCATTCCCATGTCGACAATCTTTATCAATGAGCGCAAGCAGAATACCCTGATGCGGATCAGGGCCATGAATATATCTGTGCCGGTGCTGTTTGCGGGGAAAATTGCACCTTATCTAATCATCAACCAGATTCAGGTCTGGCTGATGATTGCCGTGGGGATTTTTTTCGTCCCTCTTTTGGGTGGTGAGGCCTTGGTGCTCGGCAATTCCATAAGCGGTTTATTTATGGTTTCACTGGGGCTTAGCCTTGCGGCCATAGGCACCTCCGTGCTGATTGCGGTGTTGGCTGCTACCGTCGAACAGGCCACCACCGTTGGCGGTATTGTCAATATTTTACTGGGGGCGATTGGCGGTATTATGGTGCCCAAATTTGTGATGCCGCCTGCGATGCAGGCCTTTGCCAACGTCTCTCCTATGTCATGGGGCCTGGAAGGGTTTCTTGATATTTTCTTGCGTGGCCTCGGAGTGGAAGCAGTACTGACTGAATCATTGGCCTTAGCAGGTTTTGGTGTCGGATTACTCCTTGTCGCCGGGGTGATTTTTAAAGCATCTGATGGTAAGAAAACATGA
- a CDS encoding acyl carrier protein — MKGSLDEALKMRLKTMIIAECEKEHITAAEVADDVLLFSDASGLDLDSLDALQISVALQNQFGIRIPDSKAFRRQVTTINALADFIQPD; from the coding sequence ATGAAGGGTTCTTTAGATGAGGCGTTAAAAATGCGCCTGAAGACAATGATCATAGCAGAGTGTGAGAAAGAGCACATCACCGCTGCCGAGGTGGCTGATGACGTGCTGCTGTTTTCTGATGCCAGCGGCCTTGATCTCGATTCGCTCGATGCGCTGCAGATTTCGGTGGCCTTACAGAATCAGTTCGGCATTCGCATACCAGACAGTAAGGCGTTCCGCCGCCAGGTGACAACGATCAACGCCCTTGCCGACTTTATCCAGCCGGATTAA
- a CDS encoding NAD(P)/FAD-dependent oxidoreductase, producing the protein MNNQSSFPEKVLIIGSGIGGLSAAIILAKLGAEVTVLEKNQKPGGLMRSYRRDGLDCEVGVHYLGSLAPGQILRKFFDYLGVTDLIPVTRMGQEGIIDRYIFNSSGQNPTLFDLPEGMDAFEDNLKQSFPAEANKISRIVEPIRQAARQLHALDLLYATQSDFSLLDQAQPLGEILDDLQCSPGLRTVLAVPSCWIGVPLQDCPAYYHNMALASYISSSWRLNGSGADMADVLARRLQELGGKIITGAEIDKIHVASRVVSGLQLKSGEVLTAATVIGALHPKIVLNMLPEGAVKPSYRQRISNLIDTHGIFSVHVRLDADAHPEIPYNIFKLDTDQYGNVPDLRYYQIRKSARAGVNLLSILTSGKDELWAPWQNTKSGQRGSGYLAAKDGLARQLIYEAEELFGPLPGNKILDTYTPLTMRDWVNSPGGSAYGVQRSASQMLATALLNRTSVQGLYLVGQNVMAPGIIGTIMGSFSTVKLIIGATEFKKAIQL; encoded by the coding sequence ATGAACAATCAATCCTCTTTTCCTGAAAAAGTCCTGATTATTGGTTCCGGTATTGGTGGCTTAAGCGCGGCAATTATTTTAGCAAAACTTGGCGCTGAGGTTACTGTCCTGGAAAAAAATCAAAAACCGGGCGGCTTGATGCGCAGTTACCGGCGCGATGGGCTTGATTGTGAAGTCGGAGTTCATTACTTGGGGTCGTTGGCACCGGGCCAGATCCTGCGGAAATTTTTTGATTATTTAGGGGTTACCGACTTAATTCCAGTGACGAGAATGGGGCAGGAGGGCATTATTGATCGGTATATCTTTAACTCCTCCGGTCAGAATCCGACACTATTTGATTTACCTGAGGGAATGGATGCCTTCGAAGATAATCTCAAACAGTCCTTTCCGGCCGAAGCAAACAAGATCAGCAGAATAGTTGAACCGATTCGCCAGGCGGCCAGACAGCTCCATGCGCTTGATTTACTCTATGCAACGCAAAGCGATTTTTCCTTGCTCGATCAGGCCCAGCCTCTTGGGGAAATTTTAGACGACCTGCAATGCTCACCTGGCCTGCGAACCGTTCTGGCTGTGCCATCTTGCTGGATAGGGGTGCCGTTGCAGGACTGCCCGGCCTACTATCATAATATGGCCCTGGCTTCCTATATCTCTTCCTCGTGGCGTTTAAATGGAAGTGGGGCGGATATGGCAGATGTTCTGGCTAGGCGTCTTCAAGAGCTGGGTGGCAAAATTATAACCGGCGCCGAAATTGACAAGATTCATGTCGCCAGCCGTGTTGTAAGCGGTCTACAATTAAAATCTGGAGAAGTTTTGACAGCCGCAACAGTTATCGGAGCGCTGCATCCGAAAATTGTCTTAAATATGTTGCCGGAAGGTGCAGTAAAACCCTCATACCGACAGCGGATCAGCAACCTGATAGATACCCACGGAATTTTTTCAGTCCATGTCAGGCTTGATGCTGATGCCCATCCGGAAATTCCATACAATATCTTTAAATTAGACACGGATCAATATGGTAACGTGCCGGATTTACGCTATTACCAAATCCGCAAATCAGCTAGGGCGGGCGTCAATCTCCTGTCAATTCTGACATCGGGGAAGGATGAATTATGGGCCCCGTGGCAGAACACTAAAAGCGGCCAGCGCGGCAGCGGCTATCTTGCAGCAAAAGATGGGCTCGCGCGGCAGCTGATTTACGAAGCGGAAGAACTGTTCGGGCCGTTACCGGGAAATAAAATTCTTGATACCTACACGCCTCTGACAATGCGGGACTGGGTCAACAGCCCCGGCGGAAGCGCTTACGGGGTGCAGCGTTCTGCCAGTCAGATGCTGGCCACCGCCTTGCTCAATCGGACATCGGTGCAAGGACTGTATCTTGTCGGTCAGAATGTGATGGCGCCGGGAATCATTGGTACTATTATGGGTTCTTTCAGTACCGTAAAACTTATCATAGGGGCAACTGAATTTAAAAAGGCGATTCAATTGTAA
- a CDS encoding DUF4410 domain-containing protein, whose amino-acid sequence MNLNRNTCNNILAITCILFMFSACVSGTSQPPVSEREEPSTPVSTGVSGVEKIELASIETISVEAPLKAKYDNIVIDDFKSTDQIQSDYPHAVIDCKSRIIGQLKSKNAYKNVTDDPGKTLTGKSVIVNLSVSDIRIAGGAARFWGGAFAGNSYMDVLVEIQDVATKEVVYKKILSTSNNAWGAAWTGGSTDHSLPADLGVLIGEYIYKTVPANN is encoded by the coding sequence ATGAATCTGAATCGAAATACCTGTAACAACATTCTTGCTATCACTTGCATCCTATTCATGTTTTCGGCCTGTGTGAGTGGAACGAGCCAACCGCCCGTCTCGGAAAGAGAGGAACCCAGCACACCTGTAAGCACAGGGGTTTCAGGTGTTGAAAAAATAGAGCTCGCCTCTATTGAGACGATATCTGTAGAAGCGCCACTAAAAGCTAAATATGACAATATCGTCATTGACGATTTCAAAAGCACCGACCAAATCCAAAGCGACTATCCACATGCCGTAATTGATTGTAAGAGTCGCATCATTGGGCAGTTAAAGAGCAAAAATGCTTATAAAAACGTAACTGATGACCCCGGCAAAACTCTCACGGGCAAGAGCGTTATCGTCAACCTGAGCGTCAGCGATATTCGCATAGCCGGAGGTGCAGCTCGTTTTTGGGGCGGTGCTTTTGCAGGAAATTCCTATATGGATGTCCTCGTCGAAATACAGGATGTGGCGACAAAAGAAGTTGTCTACAAAAAAATACTTTCAACCTCAAACAATGCCTGGGGAGCCGCATGGACTGGTGGATCAACAGATCATAGCCTGCCAGCCGACCTCGGTGTGTTAATCGGAGAATACATCTACAAAACTGTTCCTGCAAACAACTAG